The Chamaesiphon minutus PCC 6605 DNA window CTGCTTTCCAACCCAGCAAACCGCCTTGGTTGGGAGCGAGCTTATCGAATTTAAAGACAGCGACTTTTTGACCGTCTTGTTCTTCGATCGTACATTCACAACCGATCGCTTCAACGTGGCGCACGCGTTGGCGTAAGGTATTTGAGGGCAAGGCAATCCGCCACTCAACCTGGTTTAGCGCGACAGCTTCGAGGGGCAATAGTTCTTCGACATAGGATAGTTCGATCGCGAAGCCATTGGAGAGGGTGTAGTGTGCCTCCGGCTCGTGGTGGAAATATAAAGGATGGATGAAGGTGCGATCGCGAAATGTCAACTGGTAAGGCGATTTAGCATTGGGATCGTCGCGAATATATGGTTCTTCGTCAGCGTACACCACATAGCAAATCGGCTCGGCTCCGTCGGTAGGATAATAAAAGGCGATGCCTGTCGGCGAGCTAAATGGGGTGAGCGCGCTAAATTTAAGATCGCCTGTCGTCCGATCTAAACAATAGACGGTTTGCTCGGCACGATCGGCAACCCACAGCGCATCGTTATGTAATACTAACGTTTCGCAACCCACGCCGGGTTGAGGGATGCGTCCGGTAGATTCCCCTGTCGTGCGATCGAAAATATGAATATAGCCAGATTTCTGACAACTGACGTAAACCAATAAGTCGCTGACTGCCACTCCAGTTACCGGATAGGGCAACCGCGTAAAGACTGTTGGAGTTAGGGTTTGACGATCGCACCAGATCGCCTCCTGTCCTTTGGCAAACCAAAATGTGTCTTCCCAAACGCTCAACCCGCTCACCCCAATCCATTCGCCAACATGATGCGGATTGAGAATCGTCGTGTTATTGGTGTGTGGATCGATCCTCACTAGATAGCCCCGGATTGCATCCACAGCCAGCAAATGGTTACCATCCGCAGCCAGTCCGGAGAGAGCATACACGCCAATCGGTCGAATGGTAGAATGCGGTAGTGGAATCTGGGAGAACTCGCCTTCAGGATTAGGCATAGATCGATAGGCTTGATAAAGTATCAACTAGTATATCTCTCTAACTCGAACCAGATCTGGATTGCTGCTGTGGCCAGCAAAGATGCTCGTTTCTGTCACTCGTGATACATTATAGCTGTCTGACCTATGGCTAGGATTGAGGTAGCGGATTTTTGTTCGCGCTCTGGCTGCAAATCTGGCCGTTAGCCGACCCGATTTCTAAATAGCCCCGTCAGCCATCATCGTCATTGCCGCCAAGGATACAGCCGAATCATGAAAGTTCTTTATGACCCAGACAAAGATATTTTGCAAATTAGTTTTGTCGATACGACCGTTGAGGAAACGGCTCAAATCGCACCCGGATTGGTCGTAGATTACGACGTAGATGGCCATACGATCGGATTGGAAATTACCAAAGCATCAACCAAAGTCGATAATCCTTACGCAATCTGCTACGTTGTGGGTACAGCTAATGTAGATAAGCCCAGACCCACAGAAAAGAATTAGGCCAGTCAAAGCTAGCGCAACTCCCGCTTAGATCGAAATTGCAGGCAAGGATGGAAGATAAACAATATCGGGGCTTTAAATAAACTTCAGCACTGAACTATTCAGCTAGTTCTCAATCATTCGTCCAGCACTCTGCGCCGACGAGATCGATAATCCGACCTCTTAACAAGTAGTCATATTCGTTCAATAGGTGTTCGACTTCTGGCCATTGACGATCGTCAAAAAATCGCTTGAGTTCGTAGATGCGTTGCTGACGACCGACCGACCCGCGTGCTACCAGAGCACGAACTTCATCTTGAAAG harbors:
- a CDS encoding DUF4327 family protein, translated to MAVLERYCISDFQDEVRALVARGSVGRQQRIYELKRFFDDRQWPEVEHLLNEYDYLLRGRIIDLVGAECWTND
- a CDS encoding transglutaminase domain-containing protein, which gives rise to MPNPEGEFSQIPLPHSTIRPIGVYALSGLAADGNHLLAVDAIRGYLVRIDPHTNNTTILNPHHVGEWIGVSGLSVWEDTFWFAKGQEAIWCDRQTLTPTVFTRLPYPVTGVAVSDLLVYVSCQKSGYIHIFDRTTGESTGRIPQPGVGCETLVLHNDALWVADRAEQTVYCLDRTTGDLKFSALTPFSSPTGIAFYYPTDGAEPICYVVYADEEPYIRDDPNAKSPYQLTFRDRTFIHPLYFHHEPEAHYTLSNGFAIELSYVEELLPLEAVALNQVEWRIALPSNTLRQRVRHVEAIGCECTIEEQDGQKVAVFKFDKLAPNQGGLLGWKAVIEMYGLKYSLSPDDIDDRLTLPAELAQLYLVDDDDLAMDTDTMIQAAKEAVGTETNVLRKMLKIRNYVYDRLSYGIQPKIDTPDIALARGVGSCGEYVGVLLALARLNGIACRTIGRYKCPPYPDRRQVPLQPDFNHVWLEFYIPGIGWLPMESNMDDTIERGPYPQRFFMGLAWYHTEIGKGISFEKMKAIDKPEHLSMGDLAINHICFRILDELMPS
- a CDS encoding DUF2283 domain-containing protein, coding for MKVLYDPDKDILQISFVDTTVEETAQIAPGLVVDYDVDGHTIGLEITKASTKVDNPYAICYVVGTANVDKPRPTEKN